ATTCGCCAATCCCGGCTCCAGCGTGAAGGACCGCGCGGCGCTCTACATGATGCGCGACGCCGAAGAGCGTGGCGAGTTGAGGCCCGGCGGCACGGTGATCGAAGGGACGGCCGGCAATACCGGTATCGGGATTGCGCTGGTAGCCAATGCGCTGGGCTACAAGACGATCATCGTCATGCCCGACAACCAGTCGAAGGAGAAGATGGACACTTTGCGTGCGCTTGGTGCGCAGCTCGTCCTCGTCCCGCCGACCAAATATGCCGATCCCGCCCACTTCCAGCACGTTTCGCGCCGCATGGCCGAGGAAGCCGAAGGCGCGGTCTGGGCCGGACAGTTCGACAATGTCGCGAACCGCAAGGCGCATATCGAAGGCACGGCACAGGAATTGTGGCACCAGCTTGAAGGAAGGATCGACGGGTTCACCTGCGCGGCGGGGACCGGAGGCACGATCGCTGGCGTCGGCATGGGGCTCAAGGAGAAGAACGCGAATATTCGCATCGCGCTCACCGATCCGCATGGTGCGGCGCTATACAATTACTACGCGCATGGCGAATTGAAGGGCGAAGGCTCCAGCGTCGCGGAAGGGATCGGGCAGGGCCGCATCACTGCCAATCTGGAAGGCGCTCCGATCGATACCCAATTTCGTATCTCGGACGAGGAAGGTCTCGTCTGGGTGGCTCGCCTCCTGCGCGAGGAGGGGCTGTGTCTCGGCCTTTCATCCGGCATCAACGTTGCCGGTGCGATCGAACTCGGCAAGCAACTGGTCGAAGATGGTCGCGAAAGCCCACAGGTCGTCACCATCCTGTGCGACACCGGCTTTCGTTACCTCTCGACGCTCTATAATGCTGAGTGGTTGAAGGCGAAGGGGCTACCCGTTTTCGATTGGCTGGCGCAGGACGAGGCGGGCTGATAGGCTAACCGCCCATGGCAGAAGAAAATCAGTCAAATCGAGCGATTGGCGGCCTCGGCGGCGAAGCCGCGCCCGCTGACATGCCCCTTGGCGGGACGCGGGCAGAAGCAGTCCAGCGTCTGCAGATCGGGTTGTTCGGGATAGGCGCGATGATACTGCTCGTGGGGCTTGCCAGTATCATCGGAAGCCAGGCCGACCAGGCAGAGCGTGACTCTGTGCCCGAAGCGGCACCGACCACGGAACCCACCGAAGCTCCGCCGCAAAGCGATCCGCTCGCCGATGCAGGCGTGGTGCCTGATATCCCTGCCGAGCCGAGCCCGACCCCGACCGATGAGGCGAAGCCGACAGTCCAGCCTACTCCCGGCCTCCCAGTACCCGCCGATGTCGAGCGTCCTCAGTAAACTTACTGCGATTGCGGCTGCTCTCGCGCTCCTTGCCGGATGCAACGAAGGATCGTCCGCAGCGGAGGGTGCGGCGAAGGGTGCCACTGTAAAACGTAAGCTCGGACTCAACAGCAGTCTGCCGCTCTATTGGCCGCTGGGAGTGGATATTCCCGAACTGCTTTCAGACGAGGCACCCGTACCGTGGCAACGCAGGGTTCTCGAACAGGAATACGATCTTGTCCTTCTCGGCACCTTGTCACCTATCGAAGAAGGATTGACCGGAGCGGAGACGGATCCTCTCCGGGATATCGATCGCCTCGCCGTAATCCAGCCGCGCGGGCTCGCGCCGGCGGACAATGTCGCTCTCGACAACTGGGTGAGGGAAGGAGGCAAGTTGCTGTTGGTGCTCGATCCGCTTTTAACGGGAGAGTACGAAGTGCCGCTCGGCTCTCCGCAAAGGCCCGTCGACAGCGCGCTCATCCCACCAATTGTAGCGCGCTGGGGGCTGGAAGTATCGGTCGAGGATCACGACAGTTTCGAGAACGGGTTTTACGAAGTCCCTGTCGGAAGATCCAGGCTGGTCGTCGGTCATCCCGGTGCAATCGCGGTGGCCGACCCGAACGCCGCAGATTGCGGCATCCTTGCAAGAGGCGTGATGGCACGCTGCAAGGTGGGAGAAGGCCAGGTGGTGCTGTTGGCGGATGCGGCGGCGTTCGAGACGGCGGAATTCGCAGGCCCGGACGGTGAAGAATTGCTTGCCTTGATGCGCTTCGCCTTCGATTGAGCATACTTCAGGGAAATTACGGGAAGGGCGAAACGACTCCGCGGGAATGACAGCGGAAATTCGGGGATTCGCGGTGGAATTTGCTGTTTTTCACGGGAAATTAGGGGCTTGTCCGAGGGTTCTGCCGCAAGGTTGCACCGCAGAGCGTGCAGAAAATACGATGTAAATCATATGTTTACCACGTAATCCCTAGAAATCCCGCAAAAACCCCTTCCATCCCGCCTGCTTCCCCGATATTACCGTGTTCCATCAAACATGCCTGTTTGCTCCGTGTCGACCGTACGAATCGGCACGCTGCCCCCGCTTGCGCGAGGGCGGCGACGGGGAAGTCGTGGGCAAGGGCGTGTCGGGTGCAATGGCTGGAAAACGGTTTTCCGGCTGGTCGGGGATACGAGGGGATTGGGACGCGTGTCGGCGTTTGGAGGATATAGTGGACAGGCCTATTCGCCGGCAGGCGATAAGGGTCGTTTCGTCCTGCCTCCTGCATTCCGCAAGGCGGTAAAAGAAAGCTCCGACGGCTCAAAGACCCTGTGCCTCGCCAGTCACGATAAATTCGACTGTCTCGTCGGCTTTGGTCTTTCGCGCATCGAAAAGCTCCACAAGAAGCTCGATGACGAGGAAGAGCGGGCCATCCGTCTCGGCCTTGCCGATTTCGATCGCGATGTTCGCGCGCAACAGCTCTTCGGGTTCGAGCAATTGCCGTTCGACGATAGCGGACGCTTCGTCATGCCCGAACATCTGCGCGATCTCGGCAAGGTCGGCGATGGCCTCTATTTCCAGGGCGCCGGCGATTTCTTTTTCATCTGGAATCCTGTGGAGCTGGCGCGGATGGACGACAGCTGGCGCGGAGCGAAGGCGGCCTGCGACAAGCTGATGACTGAAGCAGCCGCCAAGACCAAGGCGAAAGGGGGGAAGAAGTGACCGCCCCCCACGTACCCGTCCTCCTCGATGAAGTCGTTGCAGCCATCTCGCCCCGAGCCGGCATGAGTATCGTCGATGCAACCTTTGGTGCCGGCGGCTATTCACGCGCGCTGCTCAATGCGGGTGCGCGCGTCTATGCCTTCGATCGCGATCCCAACGCGATCCGGGACGGCAAGGCGATGGTCGACGAATATGAAGGCCGGCTGTCACTCCATGCCGAGCGGTTTTCGCGCATGCGTGATGAACTCGCGCGCCTCGGCGTTCCCCAGGTCGATGCGGTGGTGATGGATATCGGTGTCTCTTCGATGCAACTCGACCAGGGCGAGCGAGGCTTCGCGTTCTCGTCCGATGGCCCACTCGACATGCGTATGAGCCAGGAGGGCGAGAGCGCAGCAGACTTCCTTAACACCGCCGACGAAGCGGCCATCGCCGATGTGCTTTACCAGTACGGCGAGGAGCGCCAGTCACGCCGGGTCGCGCGCGCTATTGTCGCCGCGCGTCCGCTCGAAACCACAGGGAAGCTGGCCCGCGTGGTCCGCAAGGCCCTCGGCCATAAACCGCACGACAAGAAAGATCCCGCGACCCGCACATTCCAGGCTGTGCGCATTCATGTGAACGATGAGCTGGGAGAATTGAGGGCAGGCCTTTCCGCTGCCGAAGCATTGTTGAAGGAGGGCGGCGTTCTCGCCGTTGTGAGTTTCCACAGCCTCGAAGACCGTATCGTCAAGCGCTTCTTCAAGGAAGCCAGCGGTGCTGGCCGGGCGGTCTCGCGTCATCTTCCCGGCGAAGTTCCCGGACCCGATCCGGTCTTCACCAATGTCTCCAAAGCTATCCGCCCGTCCGACGCCGAGATAGCGCGCAATCCGCGCGCGCGCTCCTCGACCTTACGGTACGCAACCCGCACCGCAGCTCCGGCACGGGAGTTTGCCGCATGATGACCCGTACCCAGATGCGCTCTCTCGGCTGGATGGCAGTGCTCGCTATCTGCGTTGGCCTGTTCGTGGTGCTGAGCATCCGTGTCCACGCGGTGAAGAGCGAGGTCTTGCTTGCCGAACGCAAGATCGTCTCGCTGCAAAAGCAAAACAAGCTGCTCGAAACCGAGTTTGAAACGCGCGCGAGCCAGCGTCAGCTTGCGAACTGGAACGCGGTCGAATTCGGCTTCGAGGCACCGCGCGCCGACCAGTATCTCGAGGGCGAACGTCAGCTGGCCAGCCTTGGCCAGCCTCTCGGCCCCGACGCGCCGAGCCCGATCCGCATCGCCCGTGCAGACGTCGCGAGTAGCGAGAGTTCGGGCGACGCTCCGCGTGAAATGGTTTCGCCGATCACTGGCGAGGCGATCACGCTCGCCAGTGCGGCAGCCGATTCCGATGCCGGGACGGTCTTCGCCGATGCCTTTGGCGATTTCCTGATCGAAGCATCTCCGATCCGTGCAGCCAACGCTCAGACGGCGGCGAGCGATGCCGCCTCCAGTTTTGCTGCAGAGGCTTCCGGGGGGCGCGAATGAACGCCTACAGCCCGCAATTTGGGCTGCAATTCGGCGAACGCGCTTTTCCTGACTCCGAGGCAAGGCCGCTCGGCGCGGGTGCGGGTCCTGCCATCCCTGCCGGACGAGTTCAGATCGTCCAGCTCCGGTTCCAGTCGCTGCTGACCGCACGCCTCCGGGTTCTTTTCGTCGCTGCGATTTTCAGCCTGGTGGCCGTCGCGGCGCTGCTGCGCATTCTCTACCTCGGATTTGCTGGCTCTGCGCCTACCCAATCCAGTTTGTCGGAGCAATTGCTTCCGCCGCGCGGCGAAATCACCGACCGCAACGGGACGCCGCTCGCGCGAGCTTTTCCGGCTTATGCGCTGTGGTACGATCCAGACGCGATGGGCGATGGCGGTTCACCGCTCGTGCGCGATCCGCAAGAAGTTGCTGCCGAACTTGCCTCGATCTTCCCCGATATGGACGTTGCCGAAACGGCGCAGCGGCTCGCTTCGGGCCGCGCGGGATATCTGCGCCGCCGGGTGCTTCCCGAGGATGCAAACCGCGTTTTTGAACTGGGCGAGATCGCACTTCAATTCCCGCAAGAGACCGACCGCCATTATCCGCAAGGTTCGCTTGCCGCCCACGTGCTCGGCTACACCGTCGAGGCTGAGGGCGGGAAAATCGGAATGGAGGAAGTGCTCGAAGAGCGTCTGTCCGACCCCGAACTGCGCGGTGATCCGGTAGCGTTGTCGATCGACGTGCGCGTGCAGGGCGCGCTGGAGGACGAACTACGCCGGGGCATGCTTTCGACCAACGCAATCGGTGCCGCGGGCATCGTGCTTGATGTCGATACGGGCGAGATCATGGCGATGGCTTCGCTCCCCGAATTCGACCCCAATGTGGTCGGCGCCGGCGGCGCTCCCAATGTCTTTAACCGCGCAACCAACGGCACTTACGAGCTGGGTTCGACCTTCAAGCCGCTTACGGTGGCCGCTGCAATCGACGCAGGCGTCGTGCGCAATCTCAGCAGGAACTGGAACGCGCGGACTGTCGAGGTCGGCAATCGCAAGATCCGCGACCTGAAGCCGAAGGGAGACGTGCTTAACGTGCCCCAGGCGCTGATCTATTCGTCCAACACCGTGACCGCGCGCGTCGCCGACCAACTCGGCACGAAGAAGATGCAGCAATTGCTGGTCGATCTGAACATGGACAAGCGGCCGCAGATCGAACTGCCCGCGCGCGGCAAACCGCAATGGC
The Erythrobacter sp. THAF29 DNA segment above includes these coding regions:
- a CDS encoding cysteine synthase A, which translates into the protein MNITQPIGDTLALIGNTPLVRLAGPSEAAGCDIWGKCEFANPGSSVKDRAALYMMRDAEERGELRPGGTVIEGTAGNTGIGIALVANALGYKTIIVMPDNQSKEKMDTLRALGAQLVLVPPTKYADPAHFQHVSRRMAEEAEGAVWAGQFDNVANRKAHIEGTAQELWHQLEGRIDGFTCAAGTGGTIAGVGMGLKEKNANIRIALTDPHGAALYNYYAHGELKGEGSSVAEGIGQGRITANLEGAPIDTQFRISDEEGLVWVARLLREEGLCLGLSSGINVAGAIELGKQLVEDGRESPQVVTILCDTGFRYLSTLYNAEWLKAKGLPVFDWLAQDEAG
- a CDS encoding division/cell wall cluster transcriptional repressor MraZ; its protein translation is MSAFGGYSGQAYSPAGDKGRFVLPPAFRKAVKESSDGSKTLCLASHDKFDCLVGFGLSRIEKLHKKLDDEEERAIRLGLADFDRDVRAQQLFGFEQLPFDDSGRFVMPEHLRDLGKVGDGLYFQGAGDFFFIWNPVELARMDDSWRGAKAACDKLMTEAAAKTKAKGGKK
- the rsmH gene encoding 16S rRNA (cytosine(1402)-N(4))-methyltransferase RsmH; amino-acid sequence: MTAPHVPVLLDEVVAAISPRAGMSIVDATFGAGGYSRALLNAGARVYAFDRDPNAIRDGKAMVDEYEGRLSLHAERFSRMRDELARLGVPQVDAVVMDIGVSSMQLDQGERGFAFSSDGPLDMRMSQEGESAADFLNTADEAAIADVLYQYGEERQSRRVARAIVAARPLETTGKLARVVRKALGHKPHDKKDPATRTFQAVRIHVNDELGELRAGLSAAEALLKEGGVLAVVSFHSLEDRIVKRFFKEASGAGRAVSRHLPGEVPGPDPVFTNVSKAIRPSDAEIARNPRARSSTLRYATRTAAPAREFAA
- a CDS encoding penicillin-binding protein 2; translated protein: MNAYSPQFGLQFGERAFPDSEARPLGAGAGPAIPAGRVQIVQLRFQSLLTARLRVLFVAAIFSLVAVAALLRILYLGFAGSAPTQSSLSEQLLPPRGEITDRNGTPLARAFPAYALWYDPDAMGDGGSPLVRDPQEVAAELASIFPDMDVAETAQRLASGRAGYLRRRVLPEDANRVFELGEIALQFPQETDRHYPQGSLAAHVLGYTVEAEGGKIGMEEVLEERLSDPELRGDPVALSIDVRVQGALEDELRRGMLSTNAIGAAGIVLDVDTGEIMAMASLPEFDPNVVGAGGAPNVFNRATNGTYELGSTFKPLTVAAAIDAGVVRNLSRNWNARTVEVGNRKIRDLKPKGDVLNVPQALIYSSNTVTARVADQLGTKKMQQLLVDLNMDKRPQIELPARGKPQWPGDPDNRHTNMVIGYGHSLSVTPLHLANAYAAMVNGGVWRPATLHKLRPSEVPRGRRVFKASTSARMRQMLRMISLYGTGRSADAPGYRVGGKTGSAEKVINGRYSKTKIISTFAAAFPMDNPRYVIVAMIDEPRGTVASSFQRTAAFNAAPVVGRLVPRIGPMLGVRPDANRDVDISDLRYLVEKKDKQ